The Vicia villosa cultivar HV-30 ecotype Madison, WI linkage group LG1, Vvil1.0, whole genome shotgun sequence genome includes a region encoding these proteins:
- the LOC131606012 gene encoding uncharacterized protein LOC131606012: MKDGTDIPFWYACWSGNQSLMEAYPDLYRYAKNHLTDIFSAGLLSYGAADSVSSTDADGIWQWQLHNMVEMCRGEDTELTDSGDTELTDSGGDAVSVQQRHTLIAGLLSDLQQQGVRVYGDGEDTFVWSAEACGVFTVSSCYNRFRKNLSGPPIDNITVVALSHLWKVNAPPKILLFGWRFIINKIATKDLLVKRGIILDGDDSRCVFCAKENESLRHLFAHCEVTNRVWRKVFDWVGVDICLSREEFVNYFHYCGKITCVKTRIIGAVVWLSTVWNIWLSRNAIVFKNETFSFLGCWSEIVCNAWRWLSSFYNRVNYCNLYTWNILPFSCFET, encoded by the coding sequence ATGAAGGATGGTACTGACATACCTTTTTGGTATGCTTGCTGGTCGGGCAATCAATCTCTCATGGAGGCATACCCGGACTTATACCGATATGCCAAGAACCATCTTACTGACATTTTTTCTGCAGGTTTGTTGTCCTATGGAGCGGCTGACAGCGTCTCTTCCACAGATGCAGATGGCATTTGGCAATGGCAGCTTCATAACATGGTGGAGATGTGTAGAGGGGAAGATACGGAGCTGACTGACAGCGGCGATACGGAGCTGACTGACAGCGGTGGAGATGCTGTCTCGGTACAGCAGCGACATACCCTCATTGCTGGCTTGCTGTCCGATCTTCAGCAGCAAGGGGTGCGCGTGTATGGTGATGGCGAGGACACTTTCGTTTGGAGTGCGGAGGCGTGTGGTGTTTTCACGGTGAGTTCTTGCTATAACCGTTTTAGGAAGAATCTTTCCGGTCCCCCGATAGATAATATCACAGTTGTAGCCTTATCCCATCTCTGGAAAGTTAATGCTCCCCCCAAAATTCTATTATTCGGTTGGCGTTTCATTATCAACAAAATTGCAACGAAAGACCTTTTGGTTAAAAGGGGCATTATTTTGGATGGTGATGATTCTAGATGTGTTTTTTGTGCTAAGGAAAACGAGTCGCTTCGTCACTTATTCGCTCATTGCGAAGTGACAAATAGAGTTTGGAGGAAAGTCTTTGATTGGGTTGGAGTTGACATTTGTTTATCTAGGGAGGAGTTTGTGAATTACTTTCATTATTGCGGGAAAATAACATGTGTCAAGACTAGAATCATTGGGGCGGTGGTGTGGTTATCAACGGTTTGGAATATTTGGCTATCCCGGAACGCTATCGTTTTCAAAAACGAAACCTTTAGTTTCCTTGGTTGTTGGTCGGAGATCGTTTGTAATGCTTGGAGGTGGTTAAGCTCTTTTTATAATAGAGTCAATTATTGTAATTTGTATACTTGGAATATTCTACCGTTCTCGTGTTTTGAGACGTAG